The following is a genomic window from Polyangia bacterium.
GGCTTTCGGCGCCCAGCGCCTTTTCCCTGGCCCGCGGCCACCCCGAAAGGCCGTGGCCGAAATCGTGGGGTGAATGTCCTTGCAGACACGTCGCACCTGGCCGCAAACTTTTGCCCATGAAGCGTCGAACGCCATCACCGCCGGCGCGCCGTCCGCCGCTGCGCATCGCCTTGCTCGCCTATCCCGACGTGCAGGCGCTGGATCTCTCCGGACCGCTGGAGCTGTTCGCCCGCGCCACCCGCGTCTTGCGCGACGAAGGCCGGCGCGAGGCGGGATATGAGCTGTGCGTGGTGGGCACCGAGGCGGGTACCCTGCGCGCGTCATCAGGGTTCCGCTTTCTGCCAGACCTCACCTGGCAAAAGCTGCGCGGCCCGGTCGACACGCTGCTGGTCATCGGCGGCGCCGGCGTGCGGTCGCTGCTGACCGATCAGCCGCTCTTGCGCTGGCTGCGTCGGATCGCCCCGCGCGTCCGCCGTCTGGGCTCGGTCTGCACCGGGGCTTTCCTGCTGGCAAAGGCCGGCCTGCTGGACGGCCGCCGCGTCACCACCCACTGGGGCTCCGCCCAGCAACTGGCCCGCGAATTCCCTCGCCTACTCGTCGAGCCGGATCGCATCTGGGTGCGCGACGGAAAGATCGTCACCTCGGCCGGGGTCACGGCCGGGATGGATCTGACGCTGGCCCTGATCGAAGACGACCTGGGCGCCGACGTGGCGTTGGCAGTGGCGCGCGCCATGGTCCTTTACTTGCGGCGCCCCGGCGACCAAAGCCAGTACAGCGCCCCGCTGCGGTTGCAGGCGGCGAAGACGGCGTCGGTGCGCGAGCTGGTCGCCTGGGCCGCCGAGCACCCCGACGGAGATCTGTCCGTGCCCGCCCTGGCCCGCCGCCTGGGCCGCAGCGAACGGCAGTTGAACCGCGTCTTCCGCGCCGAGGTGGGCGTGGCGCCCGCCGCCGCCGTCGAGCAGCTGCGCCTGGAATCCGCCCGCCACCTGCTGGTGGAATCCCAGCGCGGCGTCGAGGACATCGCCGCCCGGGCCGGCTTTGGCAGCGCCGAGGTGATGCGCCGGACTTTCTTGCGGGCGTTGCACGTCTCACCGTCGGAATACCGGGCCCGCTTTTCGGTGCGCGGCGAAAGGCTGGCCTCGTGAAGCCGCGGGTGCATTACGCCTTCGTGGTCGCCGCGGCGATCTTCGTGGTGTTGATCGTCGCCGCCGGCGTGCGCGCCACGCCGTCAATCTTGATCGTGCCTCTGGAACGCGAGTTCGGGTGGAGCCGAAGCGTGCTGTCATCGGCGGTGTCGATCAATCTTTTGCTGTACGGCCTGGTCGGCCCCTTCGCCGCCGCCGTGATGGCCCGCTTCGGCATTCGCCGCACCATCCTGGCGTCGCTGCTGCTGATCGCCACCGGCGTGGCGCTGACGCCGTTCATGACCGCCAGCTGGCAACTGGTGTTGCTGTGGGGCGTGCTGGTCGGCCTCGGCTCGGGCAACACGGCCATGGTTCTGGGCGCCACCGTGGTGCAGCGCTGGTTCGTGAAGAACCGCGGCACCGCCATGGGTCTGCTGACCGCCAGCGCCGCCACCGGCCAGATGATCTTTCTTCCTCTCGAGGCCCGCCTGGCCGAGACGCGCGGCTGGCGTTCGGTGTCGTTCGTGGTGGCGGGCGCGCTGGTGTTGCTGATTCCGCTGGTGGCGTTGCTGGTGCGCGATCGACCCAGCGACGTCGGCCTTCTGCCCTACGGCGCAAGGCCGGATGATCCGCCCCTCGACGGCAGCCGGAAAAATCCCTTCGCCACCGCGCTGCGCGTGCTGCGCGCCGGCTTCGACAAGCGCGACTTCTGGCTTCTGGCCGGAAGCTTCTTCGTGTGCGGCGCCACCACCAATGGCCTGGTCGGCACGCACCTGGTTCCCGCGTGCATGGACCACGGCATCCCCGAGGTGCGCGCCGCCAGCCTGCTGGCGATGATGGGCATCTTCGATCTGGTCGGCACCACCGCCAGCGGTTGGCTGTCCGATCGTTTCGATAGCCGGCGGCTGCTGTTCTGGTACTACGGCCTGCGCGGGTTGGCCCTGTTGTGGCTGCCGCGCGCCTTCGACGCCCAGGTGTTCGGGTTGCCGTTGTTCGCCATCTTTTACGGCCTCGACTGGATCGCCACCGTCCCACCGACGGTGAAGCTGACCACCGACGCTTTTGGTTCCGAAGACGCGCCCGTGGCCTTCGGTTGGATCGTCGCCGCTCACCAGATCGGCGCCGCCGGGGGCGCGCTGGCCGCCGGCCTGGTGCGGACATCGTTGCTGACCTACACCCCGGCCTGGATCGCCGCCGGCAGCATCTGCCTGCTGGCCGCGGTTCTAGTATTACGAATCGGCCGACAGCAAACATCTATACAGCCCGGCCGCGCCTCGGTATAAGGCCGTTATGGATATTACGATTCAGACCCCGAATGGCCCCTTGAACGTCTCTGGTAGCCAGGCCGCCGTTGCCTGGGCACTGATGAACCTTCCCGAGGGAAAAACGGCGAAGGCCCCCGCCGCCGCTGCATCTCCCGGCCGACGCGGTTCGCGCCGTCGTTTCTCCAACGACGAAAAGTCTTCGATCCTGAAGGAGGCCCTTGAGTCCGGCAATATGTCCAAATATGCCAAGGCCAAAGGTATCAACTACGCGACATTGATGAGCTGGAAAGCCAGCCACACCGGCCGCAAGAAAAAGGGCTAGGCGAGCGATCGGTGAACGGGCCGCGAACCGCGCCCGTTCACCGCGTCCGCTTTCTTCGCGAGGATGGCGGCACTGATAGGTGCGCCAGACTTAGGACTCGCGACGGGGTGATCGCGCTTCAGCGCTCCGGGCGATCACGCGGCGTCATTTCCGACGGAAAGGCCCCTTCCCGGAGCGCTGGGCGTCACGAAACGGACGGCCGTGTGAACGTCCGGTGACGACGGTTGGCTACGTTGTGGCTACAGGGCTGCCGCGCCAATCCGAGGCGTGCGCGGAGAGTTCGTGCGCCACACACCCGCGGTCGGCGCTTCCTAGCCGAAGGACTGCTTGTTTCATCGCCGACCGGTCCGGGCAAGAGCGCTAGCACGATGGTTCTCACAGATTGCGCCTGCGTGTACGCTGGTCGCTTGACGATCGTCGGACTGCCTGCGGCGATGAATTGCTCGATTTTAGCGATTGCAATGCTGCTTGCTTGGCCGGTCGCTGTTTTAGGACAGGACGCTGGCGCGGCCCACCCGAAAGGCGGCGCAGGGGACAGGTCCGAAGACGCCAGGAAAAGTATCGACCCCAATGAGATTCGGTTGCTGGTGTCTTCGGTGATCTGCGCAAGCAGGGTAGATCGTCAGGTCGACATCGACGAGATCGTCAGTCAGGACAGCGGATCTCGGATCGCCGTACTGCGGGCAGAAGTAGTGCGGATTGATGGCGACGTTGGCCGCCTTCTGAAGGATCTGAAAAGTCGAAGCAGCCAGCCTTTGGCATGCTCAGCCCCGGATGTACAAAGACTTGTCATTTGCATCGCTTTGAAGGGCTTGTTGCGTGACGATTACTGCGCGAACCCTGAAATGGAGAGTGAGATCGACGCGGCAACCAATATTGACGAGATCTGGCGAGGGTCAAAGGCGACGCTGGAGGCCGCGGAACCGCTCGCGGAAGTCGGGCGTGACCAATCAGTGAAACAGAAAAGAACGAACGATTCCCTTGAAACCGTTATTGACGAGATCTTGCGAGGGTCAAAGGTGACGCTGGAGGCCTCGGAACCGCTCGCGGAAGAACCGCACAAACAAGAACGACCGACATTTCGCGTGGGTGACCTCGCCCTCACGCCGCGGGGCTTTCGCGCCGGAGCAGGTGGTCAGATGTGCTATGCGGACTTCGAGGTTCAAGCCAAACGCAGAATTGGTTTCGCTGGTGTCCATGCGTTCGCGGTCGACGCGAAGGGGGACGTTGTTTATCACTCGATGGAACTTCTTCCAAGGGGTCTCGCGGCCGGTGGAACCACGATGATTGAATTTTCGTTTACCGTTCCCTGTGAAGCCATCAATGGGATGCGGTTCAAACTCTAGCCGCGAGAACCGCTGGGCTACTTCGCACTTGCAGGGACCGCAGCGGCGTATTTCTCCGGCTGCACCATCGGCGGCGGGCAGCCATGTCCGATCAGCCAGGTTTGCCGCGCTGCCGGCGTCGGCTCAGCGCTGTAATTGGCCATGTTCGTCCGAATGCACATCACGCGATACATCTCATCCTTGTCGTCGCCGCAAAGGACGAGCTGCATCGGTTTAGAACAGCGCTGAAAGACGTCCTGTTCAGCGGCCGGTAGCTGCCGAAAGCCTCCTGTGCTCGCACACCCTGCCGCCAGCACCGCCGCGCATATCGCAATTCGCATCATGGACGCCAGGGTCGCATCCGCGCGCCGCGATTGCAACTTGGCCCAGGTTCAGTGCGGTTAACTCCACAAACCGCACTCGCGTTCGGGCGAGGTACGATGCGCGAATGCCAATGTCTACGCCGCGATCACAGACGATGCCGCACCACGAAGCAGCCGTGGTTAAATTCTTGGTCGGCGCCATTCCGGCTTGGTTCGAGTCGTGAATTCATTCCGACCCGGAAATAAGTTTACGAGCAACGGGATGGCCGCTTGCCGAGGTCGATGCCATTCCGTACTTCGACTTCCCCGCCACTGAGCGCAATGAACTTTTCACCATCCAGAAAGGCCGAGACCGTGTCTTGAGCGCCTTGAAGGCGCTGAACGCGGCGGGCTTTTCGAGGGAGCGC
Proteins encoded in this region:
- a CDS encoding GlxA family transcriptional regulator, producing the protein MKRRTPSPPARRPPLRIALLAYPDVQALDLSGPLELFARATRVLRDEGRREAGYELCVVGTEAGTLRASSGFRFLPDLTWQKLRGPVDTLLVIGGAGVRSLLTDQPLLRWLRRIAPRVRRLGSVCTGAFLLAKAGLLDGRRVTTHWGSAQQLAREFPRLLVEPDRIWVRDGKIVTSAGVTAGMDLTLALIEDDLGADVALAVARAMVLYLRRPGDQSQYSAPLRLQAAKTASVRELVAWAAEHPDGDLSVPALARRLGRSERQLNRVFRAEVGVAPAAAVEQLRLESARHLLVESQRGVEDIAARAGFGSAEVMRRTFLRALHVSPSEYRARFSVRGERLAS
- a CDS encoding MFS transporter encodes the protein MKPRVHYAFVVAAAIFVVLIVAAGVRATPSILIVPLEREFGWSRSVLSSAVSINLLLYGLVGPFAAAVMARFGIRRTILASLLLIATGVALTPFMTASWQLVLLWGVLVGLGSGNTAMVLGATVVQRWFVKNRGTAMGLLTASAATGQMIFLPLEARLAETRGWRSVSFVVAGALVLLIPLVALLVRDRPSDVGLLPYGARPDDPPLDGSRKNPFATALRVLRAGFDKRDFWLLAGSFFVCGATTNGLVGTHLVPACMDHGIPEVRAASLLAMMGIFDLVGTTASGWLSDRFDSRRLLFWYYGLRGLALLWLPRAFDAQVFGLPLFAIFYGLDWIATVPPTVKLTTDAFGSEDAPVAFGWIVAAHQIGAAGGALAAGLVRTSLLTYTPAWIAAGSICLLAAVLVLRIGRQQTSIQPGRASV
- a CDS encoding transposase: MDITIQTPNGPLNVSGSQAAVAWALMNLPEGKTAKAPAAAASPGRRGSRRRFSNDEKSSILKEALESGNMSKYAKAKGINYATLMSWKASHTGRKKKG